A section of the Saccopteryx leptura isolate mSacLep1 chromosome 4, mSacLep1_pri_phased_curated, whole genome shotgun sequence genome encodes:
- the MAPK8IP3 gene encoding C-Jun-amino-terminal kinase-interacting protein 3 isoform X5: protein MMEIQMDEGGGVVVYQDDYCSGSVMSERVSGLAGSIYREFERLIHCYDEEVVKELMPLVVNVLENLDSVLSENQEHEVELELLREDNEQLLTQYEREKALRKQAEEKFIEFEDALEQEKKELQIQVEHYEFQTRQLELKAKNYADQISRLEERESEMKKEYNALHQRHTEMIQTYVEHIERSKMQQVGGNSQTESSLPGRSPRQSWRKSRKERPTSLNVFPLTDGMVRAQMGGKLVPSGDHWHLSDLGQLQFSSTYQCPHDEMSESGQSSAAATPSTTGTKSNTPTSSVPSAAVTPLNESLQPLGDYGAGTKNSKRAREKRNSRNMEVQVTQEMRNVSIGMGSSDEWSDVQDIIDSTPELDIGRDPRLDRTGNSPTQGIINKAFGINTDSLYHELSTAGSEVIGDVDEGADLLGEFSVRDDFFGMGKEVGNLLLENSQLLETKNALNVVKNDLIAKVDQLSGEQEVLKGDLEAARQAKLRLENRIKDLEEELRRVKSEAITARREPKEEGEDDKIPMAQRRRFTRVEMARVLMERNQYKERLMELQEAVRWTEMIRASREHPSVQEKKKSTIWQFFSRLFSSSSSPPPAKRSYPSVNIHYKSPTTAGFSQRRSHALCQISAGSRPLEFFPDDDCTSSARREQKREQYRQVREHVRNDDGRLQACGWSLPAKYKQLSPNGGQEDTRMKNVPVPVYCRPLVEKDPTMKLWCAAGVNLTGWKPREDHTGNGVKLEPGLDPLTCNREVEGEAKSDHTSPEKKKTKELPETDATSSRVWILTSTLTTSKVVIIDANQPGTVVDQFTVCNAHVLCISSIPAASDSDYPPGEIFLDSDVNPEDSGTDGVLAGITLVGCATRCNVPRSNCSSRGDTPVLDKGQGEVATVTNGKVNPSQSTEEATEATEVPDSGPSEAETAAVRPGPLTEHVFTDPAPVPAPSAQPGSEHGPEANLSGVQPEPEPSGDPRGASSSASPTMWLGAQNGWLYVHSAVSNWKKCLHSIKLKDSVLSLVHVKGRVLVALADGTLAIFHRGEDGQWDLSNYHLMDLGHPHHSIRCMAVVYDRVWCGYKNKVHVIQPKTMQIEKSFDAHPRRESQVRQLAWIGDGVWVSIRLDSTLRLYHAHTHQHLQDVDIEPYVSKMLGTGKLGFSFVRITALLIAGNRLWVGTGNGVVISIPLTETVVLHRGQLLGLRANKTSPTSGEGARPGGVIHVYGDDSTDKSASSFIPYCSMAQAQLCFHGHRDAVKFFVSVPGNVLATLNGSVLDSPSESPGPAAPTADAEGQKLKNVLVLSGGEGYIDFRIGDGEDDETEESAADVSQVKPMLSKAERSHIIVWQVSYSPE, encoded by the exons AAATTCATCGAGTTTGAAGATGCCTTGgaacaagagaaaaaagagcTACAAATCCAGGTGGAACACTATGAGTTTCAGACCCGCCAGCTGGAACTGAAGGCCAAAAACTATGCAGATCAGA TTTCCCGGTTGGAGGAGCGGGAGTCAGAGATGAAGAAGGAGTACAACGCTTTGCACCAGCGACACACGGAG ATGATACAGACCTACGTGGAGCACATCGAGAGGTCCAAGATGCAGCAAGTTGGGGGGAACAGCCAGACCGAGAGCAGCCTGCCCGGGCGGAG TCCTCGTCAGTCATGGAGGAAAAG CAGGAAGGAGCGCCCCACCTCTCTGAATGTCTTCCCCCTGACCGACGGCATGGTACGTGCACAGATGGGGGGCAAGCTCGTGCCTTCGGGGGACCACTGGCACCTGAGCGACCTCGGCCAGCTGCAGTTCAGCTCCACCTACCAG TGTCCACATGATGAGATGTCTGAGTCGGGCCAGTCCTCGGCGGCTGCCACGCCCAGCACCACAGGCACCAAGTCCAACACGCCCACCTCCTCAGTGCCCTCGGCCGCAGTCACGCCCCTCAATGAGAGCCTACAGCCCCTGGGAGACTACGGTGCCGGCACCAAGAACAGTAAGCGGGCTCGGGAAAAACGCAACAGCCGCAACATGGAGGTCCAGGTCACTCAGGAGATGCGAAACGTCAGCATAG GTATGGGCAGCAGTGACGAGTGGTCTGATGTTCAAGACATTATTGACTCCACCCCAGAGCTGGACATAGGTCGGGACCCCCGCCTAGACCGCACTGGCAACAG CCCGACGCAGGGGATCATCAACAAGGCTTTTGGCATCAACACTGACTCCCTGTACCACGAGTTGTCGACTGCAGGGTCAGAGGTCATCGGGGACGTGGATGAAGGGGCCGACCTGCTAG GGGAGTTCTCAG TGCGCGATGATTTTTTTG GAATGGGCAAGGAAGTAGGGAATCTGCTGCTGGAGAACTCCCAGCTTCTAGAAACCAA AAATGCTCTGAACGTAGTGAAGAATGACCTCATCGCTAAAGTGGACCAGCTGTCGGGGGAGCAGGAGGTACTGAAGGGGGATTTGGAAGCCGCCAGGCAAGCCAAACTAAGGCTGGAGAACCGCATCAAGGACCTGGAGGAGGAGCTGCGGAG GGTGAAGTCCGAGGCGATCACTGCCCGCCGTGAACccaaagaagagggggaggat GACAAGATCCCCATGGCGCAGCGCCGCCGCTTCACGCGGGTGGAGATGGCCCGTGTGCTCATGGAGCGCAACCAGTACAAAGAGCGGCTCATGGAGCTTCAGGAGGCCGTGCGGTGGACTGAGATGATCAG AGCATCCCGAGAGCACCCGTCTGTCCAGGAGAAGAAGAAGTCTACCATCTGGCAGTT CTTCAGCCGCCTcttcagctcctcctccagcccccCTCCGGCCAAGCGGTCCTACCCTTCCGTGAACATCCATTACAAGTCGCCCACCACAGCTGGCTTCAGTCAGCGCCGAAGCCATGCCCTGTGCCAGATCTCGGCGGGCAGCCGGCCCCTGGAGTTCTTCCCAGACGA CGACTGCACCTCCTCTGCCAGGCGGGAGCAGAAGCGTGAGCAATACCGCCAGGTGCGCGAGCACGTGCGCAACGACGACGGGCGGCTGCAGGCCTGCGGCTGGAGCCTGCCGGCCAAGTACAAGCAG CTGAGTCCTAACGGAGGCCAGGAAGACACGCGAATGAAGAACGTCCCCGTTCCGGTGTACTGCCGCCCTCTGGTGGAGAAGGATCCGACCATGAAG CTGTGGTGTGCTGCGGGTGTCAACCTGACTGGGTGGAAACCGAGGGAGGACCACACTGGAAATGGAGTCAAGCTGGAGCCAGGCTTGGACCCTCTGACCTGCAACCGGGAAGTGGAAGGAGAGGCCAAGAGCGACCACACATCCCCCGAGAAGAAGAAG ACAAAGGAGCTCCCTGAGACAGATGCCACCTCCAGCCGGGTATGGATCCTCACCAGCACCCTGACCACCAGCAAAGTGGTGATCATTgatgccaaccagccaggcacTGTCGTGGACCAGTTCACTGTCTGCAATGCCCATGTCCTGTGCATCTCCAGCATCCCCG CGGCCAGCGACAGTGACTACCCTCCAGGGGAGATCTTCCTCGACAGCGATGTGAACCCTGAAGATTCTGGTACAGATGGTGTGCTGGCTGGCATCACCCTGGTGGGCTGCGCCACCCGCTGCAACGTGCCACGGAGCAACTGCTCCTCCCGAGGGGACACCCCAGTGCTGGACAAGGGCCAGG GGGAGGTGGCTACTGTCACCAATGGAAAGGTCAACCCGTCTCAATCCACGGAGGAGGCCACGGAGGCCACAGAGGTCCCTGACTCTGGGCCCAGTGAGGCAGAGACGGCTGCAGTGAGACCCGGGCCCCTCACGGAACATGTCTTCACTGACCCGGCCCCTGTCCCAGCCCCCAGTGCCCAGCCTGGCAG TGAACATGGGCCCGAGGCCAACCTGAGTGGTGTGCAGCCTGAGCCGGAGCCCAGTGGGGACCCCAGGGGCGCCAGCAGCAGTGCCTCGCCCACCATGTGGCTGGGAGCTCAGAATGGCTG GCTGTACGTGCACTCAGCCGTGTCCAACTGGAAGAAGTGTCTACACTCCATCAAGCTGAAGGACTCAGTGCTGAGCCTGGT GCACGTGAAAGGACGAGTACTAGTGGCTCTGGCAGACGGGACTCTCGCCATCTTCCACCGAGGAGAAG ATGGCCAGTGGGATCTGAGCAACTATCACCTGATGGACCTGGGCCACCCCCACCACTCCATTCGATGTATGGCTGTTGTGTATGACCGGGTCTGGTGCGGCTACAAGAACAAGGTGCACGTCATCCAGCCCAAGACAATGCAGATAGAG AAGTCATTTGATGCCCACCCACGGCGGGAGAGCCAGGTGCGGCAGCTGGCATGGATTGGCGATGGGGTGTGGGTATCCATCCGCTTGGACTCCACATTGCGGCTGTACCATGCACACACCCATCAGCACCTGCAGGACGTGGACATTGAGCCCTATGTCAGCAAGATGCTAG gCACGGGCAAGCTGGGCTTCTCTTTCGTGCGCATCACGGCCCTGCTTATTGCGGGCAACCGTCTCTGGGTGGGCACCGGCAATGGAGTCGTCATCTCCATCCCACTGACTGAGA ctGTGGTCCTGCACCGAGGCCAGCTCTTGGGGCTCCGAG CCAACAAGACATCGCCCACATCTGGGGAGGGGGCCCGCCCAGGGGGCGTCATCCATGTGTACGGCGACGACAGCACTGACAAATCGGCCAGCAGCTTCATCCCCTACTGCTCCATGGCCCAGGCCCAGCTCTGCTTCCATGGGCACCGGGATGCCGTCAAGTTCTTTGTCTCGGTGCCAG GGAATGTGCTGGCCACTCTCAACGGCAGCGTGCTGGACAGCCCGTCCGAGAGCCCTGGGCCCGCTGCCCCCACTGCAGATGCCGAGGGCCAGAAGCTGAAGAACGTGCTGGTGCTGAGCGGTGGGGAGGGCTACATTGACTTCCGCATCG GTGATGGAGAAGACGATGAGACGGAGGAGAGTGCGGCGGATGTGAGCCAGGTGAAGCCCATGCTGTCCAAGGCCGAACGCAGCCACATCATCGTGTGGCAGGTGTCCTACTCCCCTGAGTGA
- the MAPK8IP3 gene encoding C-Jun-amino-terminal kinase-interacting protein 3 isoform X2, translated as MMEIQMDEGGGVVVYQDDYCSGSVMSERVSGLAGSIYREFERLIHCYDEEVVKELMPLVVNVLENLDSVLSENQEHEVELELLREDNEQLLTQYEREKALRKQAEEKFIEFEDALEQEKKELQIQVEHYEFQTRQLELKAKNYADQISRLEERESEMKKEYNALHQRHTEMIQTYVEHIERSKMQQVGGNSQTESSLPGRSPRQSWRKRKERPTSLNVFPLTDGMVRAQMGGKLVPSGDHWHLSDLGQLQFSSTYQCPHDEMSESGQSSAAATPSTTGTKSNTPTSSVPSAAVTPLNESLQPLGDYGAGTKNSKRAREKRNSRNMEVQVTQEMRNVSIGMGSSDEWSDVQDIIDSTPELDIGRDPRLDRTGNSPTQGIINKAFGINTDSLYHELSTAGSEVIGDVDEGADLLGEFSVRDDFFGMGKEVGNLLLENSQLLETKNALNVVKNDLIAKVDQLSGEQEVLKGDLEAARQAKLRLENRIKDLEEELRRVKSEAITARREPKEEGEDVSSYLCTELDKIPMAQRRRFTRVEMARVLMERNQYKERLMELQEAVRWTEMIRASREHPSVQEKKKSTIWQFFSRLFSSSSSPPPAKRSYPSVNIHYKSPTTAGFSQRRSHALCQISAGSRPLEFFPDDDCTSSARREQKREQYRQVREHVRNDDGRLQACGWSLPAKYKQLSPNGGQEDTRMKNVPVPVYCRPLVEKDPTMKLWCAAGVNLTGWKPREDHTGNGVKLEPGLDPLTCNREVEGEAKSDHTSPEKKKTKELPETDATSSRVWILTSTLTTSKVVIIDANQPGTVVDQFTVCNAHVLCISSIPAASDSDYPPGEIFLDSDVNPEDSGTDGVLAGITLVGCATRCNVPRSNCSSRGDTPVLDKGQGEVATVTNGKVNPSQSTEEATEATEVPDSGPSEAETAAVRPGPLTEHVFTDPAPVPAPSAQPGSEHGPEANLSGVQPEPEPSGDPRGASSSASPTMWLGAQNGWLYVHSAVSNWKKCLHSIKLKDSVLSLVHVKGRVLVALADGTLAIFHRGEDGQWDLSNYHLMDLGHPHHSIRCMAVVYDRVWCGYKNKVHVIQPKTMQIEKSFDAHPRRESQVRQLAWIGDGVWVSIRLDSTLRLYHAHTHQHLQDVDIEPYVSKMLGTGKLGFSFVRITALLIAGNRLWVGTGNGVVISIPLTETVVLHRGQLLGLRANKTSPTSGEGARPGGVIHVYGDDSTDKSASSFIPYCSMAQAQLCFHGHRDAVKFFVSVPGNVLATLNGSVLDSPSESPGPAAPTADAEGQKLKNVLVLSGGEGYIDFRIGDGEDDETEESAADVSQVKPMLSKAERSHIIVWQVSYSPE; from the exons AAATTCATCGAGTTTGAAGATGCCTTGgaacaagagaaaaaagagcTACAAATCCAGGTGGAACACTATGAGTTTCAGACCCGCCAGCTGGAACTGAAGGCCAAAAACTATGCAGATCAGA TTTCCCGGTTGGAGGAGCGGGAGTCAGAGATGAAGAAGGAGTACAACGCTTTGCACCAGCGACACACGGAG ATGATACAGACCTACGTGGAGCACATCGAGAGGTCCAAGATGCAGCAAGTTGGGGGGAACAGCCAGACCGAGAGCAGCCTGCCCGGGCGGAG TCCTCGTCAGTCATGGAGGAAAAG GAAGGAGCGCCCCACCTCTCTGAATGTCTTCCCCCTGACCGACGGCATGGTACGTGCACAGATGGGGGGCAAGCTCGTGCCTTCGGGGGACCACTGGCACCTGAGCGACCTCGGCCAGCTGCAGTTCAGCTCCACCTACCAG TGTCCACATGATGAGATGTCTGAGTCGGGCCAGTCCTCGGCGGCTGCCACGCCCAGCACCACAGGCACCAAGTCCAACACGCCCACCTCCTCAGTGCCCTCGGCCGCAGTCACGCCCCTCAATGAGAGCCTACAGCCCCTGGGAGACTACGGTGCCGGCACCAAGAACAGTAAGCGGGCTCGGGAAAAACGCAACAGCCGCAACATGGAGGTCCAGGTCACTCAGGAGATGCGAAACGTCAGCATAG GTATGGGCAGCAGTGACGAGTGGTCTGATGTTCAAGACATTATTGACTCCACCCCAGAGCTGGACATAGGTCGGGACCCCCGCCTAGACCGCACTGGCAACAG CCCGACGCAGGGGATCATCAACAAGGCTTTTGGCATCAACACTGACTCCCTGTACCACGAGTTGTCGACTGCAGGGTCAGAGGTCATCGGGGACGTGGATGAAGGGGCCGACCTGCTAG GGGAGTTCTCAG TGCGCGATGATTTTTTTG GAATGGGCAAGGAAGTAGGGAATCTGCTGCTGGAGAACTCCCAGCTTCTAGAAACCAA AAATGCTCTGAACGTAGTGAAGAATGACCTCATCGCTAAAGTGGACCAGCTGTCGGGGGAGCAGGAGGTACTGAAGGGGGATTTGGAAGCCGCCAGGCAAGCCAAACTAAGGCTGGAGAACCGCATCAAGGACCTGGAGGAGGAGCTGCGGAG GGTGAAGTCCGAGGCGATCACTGCCCGCCGTGAACccaaagaagagggggaggatgTAAGCAGCTATCTCTGTACAGAATTG GACAAGATCCCCATGGCGCAGCGCCGCCGCTTCACGCGGGTGGAGATGGCCCGTGTGCTCATGGAGCGCAACCAGTACAAAGAGCGGCTCATGGAGCTTCAGGAGGCCGTGCGGTGGACTGAGATGATCAG AGCATCCCGAGAGCACCCGTCTGTCCAGGAGAAGAAGAAGTCTACCATCTGGCAGTT CTTCAGCCGCCTcttcagctcctcctccagcccccCTCCGGCCAAGCGGTCCTACCCTTCCGTGAACATCCATTACAAGTCGCCCACCACAGCTGGCTTCAGTCAGCGCCGAAGCCATGCCCTGTGCCAGATCTCGGCGGGCAGCCGGCCCCTGGAGTTCTTCCCAGACGA CGACTGCACCTCCTCTGCCAGGCGGGAGCAGAAGCGTGAGCAATACCGCCAGGTGCGCGAGCACGTGCGCAACGACGACGGGCGGCTGCAGGCCTGCGGCTGGAGCCTGCCGGCCAAGTACAAGCAG CTGAGTCCTAACGGAGGCCAGGAAGACACGCGAATGAAGAACGTCCCCGTTCCGGTGTACTGCCGCCCTCTGGTGGAGAAGGATCCGACCATGAAG CTGTGGTGTGCTGCGGGTGTCAACCTGACTGGGTGGAAACCGAGGGAGGACCACACTGGAAATGGAGTCAAGCTGGAGCCAGGCTTGGACCCTCTGACCTGCAACCGGGAAGTGGAAGGAGAGGCCAAGAGCGACCACACATCCCCCGAGAAGAAGAAG ACAAAGGAGCTCCCTGAGACAGATGCCACCTCCAGCCGGGTATGGATCCTCACCAGCACCCTGACCACCAGCAAAGTGGTGATCATTgatgccaaccagccaggcacTGTCGTGGACCAGTTCACTGTCTGCAATGCCCATGTCCTGTGCATCTCCAGCATCCCCG CGGCCAGCGACAGTGACTACCCTCCAGGGGAGATCTTCCTCGACAGCGATGTGAACCCTGAAGATTCTGGTACAGATGGTGTGCTGGCTGGCATCACCCTGGTGGGCTGCGCCACCCGCTGCAACGTGCCACGGAGCAACTGCTCCTCCCGAGGGGACACCCCAGTGCTGGACAAGGGCCAGG GGGAGGTGGCTACTGTCACCAATGGAAAGGTCAACCCGTCTCAATCCACGGAGGAGGCCACGGAGGCCACAGAGGTCCCTGACTCTGGGCCCAGTGAGGCAGAGACGGCTGCAGTGAGACCCGGGCCCCTCACGGAACATGTCTTCACTGACCCGGCCCCTGTCCCAGCCCCCAGTGCCCAGCCTGGCAG TGAACATGGGCCCGAGGCCAACCTGAGTGGTGTGCAGCCTGAGCCGGAGCCCAGTGGGGACCCCAGGGGCGCCAGCAGCAGTGCCTCGCCCACCATGTGGCTGGGAGCTCAGAATGGCTG GCTGTACGTGCACTCAGCCGTGTCCAACTGGAAGAAGTGTCTACACTCCATCAAGCTGAAGGACTCAGTGCTGAGCCTGGT GCACGTGAAAGGACGAGTACTAGTGGCTCTGGCAGACGGGACTCTCGCCATCTTCCACCGAGGAGAAG ATGGCCAGTGGGATCTGAGCAACTATCACCTGATGGACCTGGGCCACCCCCACCACTCCATTCGATGTATGGCTGTTGTGTATGACCGGGTCTGGTGCGGCTACAAGAACAAGGTGCACGTCATCCAGCCCAAGACAATGCAGATAGAG AAGTCATTTGATGCCCACCCACGGCGGGAGAGCCAGGTGCGGCAGCTGGCATGGATTGGCGATGGGGTGTGGGTATCCATCCGCTTGGACTCCACATTGCGGCTGTACCATGCACACACCCATCAGCACCTGCAGGACGTGGACATTGAGCCCTATGTCAGCAAGATGCTAG gCACGGGCAAGCTGGGCTTCTCTTTCGTGCGCATCACGGCCCTGCTTATTGCGGGCAACCGTCTCTGGGTGGGCACCGGCAATGGAGTCGTCATCTCCATCCCACTGACTGAGA ctGTGGTCCTGCACCGAGGCCAGCTCTTGGGGCTCCGAG CCAACAAGACATCGCCCACATCTGGGGAGGGGGCCCGCCCAGGGGGCGTCATCCATGTGTACGGCGACGACAGCACTGACAAATCGGCCAGCAGCTTCATCCCCTACTGCTCCATGGCCCAGGCCCAGCTCTGCTTCCATGGGCACCGGGATGCCGTCAAGTTCTTTGTCTCGGTGCCAG GGAATGTGCTGGCCACTCTCAACGGCAGCGTGCTGGACAGCCCGTCCGAGAGCCCTGGGCCCGCTGCCCCCACTGCAGATGCCGAGGGCCAGAAGCTGAAGAACGTGCTGGTGCTGAGCGGTGGGGAGGGCTACATTGACTTCCGCATCG GTGATGGAGAAGACGATGAGACGGAGGAGAGTGCGGCGGATGTGAGCCAGGTGAAGCCCATGCTGTCCAAGGCCGAACGCAGCCACATCATCGTGTGGCAGGTGTCCTACTCCCCTGAGTGA